A window from Dermacentor albipictus isolate Rhodes 1998 colony chromosome 10, USDA_Dalb.pri_finalv2, whole genome shotgun sequence encodes these proteins:
- the LOC135898393 gene encoding uncharacterized protein isoform X3, protein MRFFWSFLMVVILAVFLDHSAASDWEIQDGSRRLRSPDRVPTDCKASACMDYCKQLGARGGYCSTKSIYCVCINP, encoded by the exons ATGAGGTTCTTTTGGTCATTTCTCATGGTGGTTATTCTGGCTG TGTTTTTGGACCACAGCGCTGCAAGCGACTGGGAAATCCAGGATGGAAGCCGGCGACTGCGCTCTCCAGACC GTGTTCCCACTGATTGTAAGGCCTCCGCATGCATGGACTACTGCAAGCAACTGGGCGCCCGTGGTGGATATTGCAGTACGAAGAGCATCTACTGCGTGTGCATCAACCCTTAA